The nucleotide sequence CGCCGCCGGCAGGGGGCGCCGGGCGCGCGCGAGGAAACGGGTCATTGGAGATGCAGCGTGGCTTGAACGTATCCCTCGCGCTCGAATTCCGCGCGAGCGGCGGCGCTGCCCCATTCGGGATGGCGGTCATCCAGCAGATTGCGTCCCACCACCGCGATCTCGAGCTGACGGACCGGCGTCCAGCCCAGGCGCGCGTCCACCGC is from Candidatus Binatia bacterium and encodes:
- a CDS encoding TonB-dependent receptor, with protein sequence WWSARSLLDLGRSAELDVTVRRVGSLPSPRVPSYTAVDARLGWTPVRQLEIAVVGRNLLDDRHPEWGSAAARAEFEREGYVQATLHLQ